From Ascaphus truei isolate aAscTru1 chromosome 20, aAscTru1.hap1, whole genome shotgun sequence, one genomic window encodes:
- the LOC142471230 gene encoding uncharacterized protein LOC142471230 isoform X1: MTSSLSQYVDYFLHPYVAKLRSHVRDTLHVIDSISEIRWKPTYLWATCDVTSLYTCIEHARGLEAIKYWLDRDPSFPDKHKQFIIECIHFILTHNYFLFEDKFHLQICGTAMGTRFAPSYANLFMGHWEESSFWQNTLLGAGLVYYGRFIDYIIMIWDGEASVLSGILSSFDDNLLGLKFTFEISKLSTVFLDLALSTDTDLNIITTTHFKSVSVNSYVHASSNHHKQWLNNIPLGQFHRIRRNCTRDVDFKSQSVSLGNKFLSKGYDPALISDSFDKVSSSDRSTLLNQSKNKQHKGLRLGYDTPVVHSGIEASTLRFITNYNQSFKAINKILNDHWSVLKCDPHLGPTLQDRATVTYRKARSIKSILAPTRLRSSSTSTTDKLQQGPLGNHPCGRSRCITCRHLLSQTQVCSSIRGTTHAIKSSINCLSTYVVYLIQCGCDLKYVGRTTRTLGTRFLEHRRNAIKGLNNHSLSRHFKTFHQQDPKTMKVMGIETISPNTLGGDRFIMHCTALHIMVVAHLYIYIFFANKYNIILAYIFTLTHLSIST, encoded by the coding sequence atgacatcgagtctgtcccaatatgttgattactttctccatccctatgtAGCCAAGCTCAGGTCCCAtgttagggacacgctccatgtcatcgactccatctccGAGATTAGGTGGAAACCAACCTATCTATGGGCGACATGCGATGTCACATCACTTTACACCTGCATTGAACATGCCAGGGGGTTAGAAGCAATTAAATATTGGTTGGATAGGGATCCATCATTTCCGGATAAACACAAGCAATTTATTATAGAATGCATTCACTTTATCCTCacgcataattattttttatttgaagataaatttcatttacaaatctgtggaacggccatgggtacgagattcgctcccagctatgccaacctctttatggggcactGGGAGGAGTCCTCCTTCTGGCAGAACACCTTGCTGGGGGCTGGTCttgtatactatggccgtttcatagattatattattatgatttgggatggggaagcATCGGTGTTATCTGGCATTTTGAGTTCCTTCGATGACAATCTGCTGGGACTAAAATTCACATTTGAAATTAGTAAACTATCcactgtctttctggatctggctcttagtacagacacagacttgaatattattaccaccacacatttcaagtctgtgtctgtgaatagctatgttcatgcgtccagcaaTCATCACAAGCAATGGCTCAACAAcattcccttggggcagttccacagaatacgtaggaactgcacaagggatgtgGATTTCAAGAGCCAGTCTGTATCACTTGGAAACAAGTTTCTTTCCAAAGGGTATGATCCAGCCCTGATCTCCGATTCTTTTGACAAGGTGAGTTCATCTGACAGATCTACCTTATTGAAtcagtcaaaaaataaacaacacaaGGGGCTCCGCCTCGGTTATGATACACCAGTAGTTCATTCAGGGATAGAGGCATCGACATTAAGGTTTATTACTAATTATAACCAGTCATTTAAAGCCATAAATAAGATCCTAAATGATCACTGGTCGGTTCTTAAGTGTGACCCCCATCTAGGACCCACCTTGCAGGATAGAGCTACTGTCACATACAGGAAGGCCAGAAGCATTAAAAGCATCTTAGCTCCCACTAGACTTAGGTCCTCTTCCACTTCCACTACTGACAAGCTCCAACAGGGCCCACTGGGCAACCACCCATGTGGTCGTAGCCGATGCATTACTTGCAGGCATCTCCTTAGTCAGACTCAGGTCTGCTCTTCTATTAGAGGTACCACACATGCCATTAAAAGTTCCATCAATTGTCTTAGCACTTATGTTGTATACCTGATCCAGTGTGGATGCGATTTAAAATATGTCGGGCGCACCACTAGGACTCTTGGAACGCGGTTTTTGGAACATAGGAGGAATGCGATTAAAGGTCTCAATAACCATAGTTTGTCTAGACATTTTAAAACATTCCACCAACAAGACCCTAAAACTATGAAAGTAATGGGAATCGAGACCATCTCACCAAATACGCTTGGTGGTGACCGGTTCATtatgcactgcactgcactgcacatAATGGTAGtagcacatttatatatatatatattttttgctaataagtataatataatattagccTATATATTTACACTTACACACTTATCCATAAGCACTTAA